The Prevotella sp. E2-28 genome includes the window CGACATCGGCTTCTGATAGGAATACGGTGGTGTCGTCAATGATGTCGAATGTCACATTACTATAGTCCTTGAAGCGCTCAATAAATTGCTCAGCTTGATTCTTATAGCGCATCAATCGGATCGTGATGTGTCGATCACTATTATCTGCAATTAGACAAAGGGCTACGGCACGTGCGATATTGCCCAAACCTATCATTGAATAGGTATCTACACCTGAGCGCTGAAAGGTCCTTGCTGCCAATGCTGCAACAGCACCTGTGCGCATTGCCGTAATCCAATCGCCATCCATCACAGCTAGTAACTGTCCTGTCTCGGCATTATACAGGGTAATATCGCTCTTCAGAGTAGGCATCTGTCCTTCTACACGGCTCACGAGTTTAAGACCGAAATATTTCTTCCCGTTGTGCTTGGGAAGTAGACAGGGCATAGAAGTCATGAAATCCTCGCCTTGAGGGTGAACGCTCAGTTTGGCGGGCATCTGTGCATAATCTTTCATAAGAAAGCCTTGCTTGACCCATTCGATGCACTCCTTAGGACTGATATTCAGTTCGTCTATTTGCTGCTGTTGTATTACGGAAACCATAATTATTTTATTAATGTTTTGAGTCCCTCTACCAATCGTGTGTTGTCCTCATGGTCGCGTACGGCGATGCGCATGTATTGCTTCGTAGGGTCGAGACCAGGCTTCAGACTGCAATCGCGCGTGAGGATATTATGCTGCTTGAGCATATAGATTACTATCTCGCTGGCTTTATAAGGAGGCAGTACCTCACAAAGGAAATAGTTGGCCTGTGAGGGCATAACGTGGAAGAAAGTAATCTGGCGTAGCTGCTGTTCGAAGTCAGCACGTTCTGCTACGAACTTATCGCAGGCACGTAGATAGTCCTTCTCGTACTTGTTGTAAATCTGCATAAAGAACTCGGCAAAAGAGTTCATGTTCCAGATGCTCACTTCTTTCTTTATACGTGCGATGAGGTCTTTATCTGCAGAACATAGGATGCCAAGACGGAGGCCAGGTACACCGTAGCTCTTCGAGATACTCTTCATCACAGCCATGTGGGGATAAGTCTTCAGTATTTCATCACACAAAAGTGAATTATTAGCGTAGTCCTCGCTGAAGTCCACGAAACTCTCATCGACAATCAGTCGGATATTCCTTTCTTCGCACCACTGAGCTAGGCGCAGGATGTCGTTCTTGGGAATGAAATTGCCTGATGGGTTGTCGGGGTTGATAACCATGAGTTGTTGAATCTCTTTATCAGCAAAGTACGTCATAAGGTCATCGGCCGTATAGCGATAGTCGGCGTTTTTGGGTTCAAAGGTTACCTGCTGATTCTTGTCATATCTGTTAGGATACTCTTCGAATGTAGGACGAATGAAACCAGTTCTGCCTAGTGTATCCTCCATCAACACCTTAATAAGTTCTGCGGCACCGTTACCAGGCACAATATAGGGCTCGCTGACGCCAAAACTCTTGCTGGCAATGAGCGTGTTAACTTTCATGCCTGAGGGGTATTCTGTAAGCAGGGTATCAAAATTGGCACGTAACTCATCCTTCATGCGCTTGCTGGGGAAATAGGGGTTCACCAGATAGCAGAAGTCGAGCATTTGAGGAAAGCGCCAGAAGCCGCCATAGCGACCGTAGTATTTGCGTAGTACGTCTTTCTCATCGGCAAAGAGTGCTTCTGCAATGTCAAGATCCTGCTTGTCGTCAATCTCATACCATTTTTCATTGCCTATGGGTAGGGCCTTCATGTCGTGGTTGTTTAGGAGCGAGATAATGCGGAGCACGTTTTCGTAGTACTCGTTGTTGCCTACGGCCTTCGTGTAGGCATCTAAGAAGGGCACGTATTTCTGCTGTGAGAACTGTCGTGAAAGCTTGTAGATATTGACGGTCTTATAGTATGAGTCCACCTCGTTATAGTCAAAAGCGTCCTTCGAGATGAAGTTCACTATATTCTGATCGTCGTCGAGACGTACCATCGTGCCGTCCATCCATGTCTCATACTTGGCCACAAGGGCGAGGTTAGGATAAGGATTCTCAGCAATCATGGGGATGATACGGTCGCTGAAGATGAGGTCGCTCTCAATAAGCAGCGTATCGTCCTCTTGGAGCTTGTCCTTGACCAGTGCTAATGAGTAGATATTGTTAGTCTTGTCGTAGACAGGGTTTTCGGCAAACTCTATTTTAAGGGGTGAGTGGTGAGTTGAAGGTTTTAAGAGATATGTTGATTCTATATACTCGCGTAGCTCCTTGCCTTTATAGCCCACAACGATGATGACGCGATTTAAGGACTGTTTGGATAGCTGTCCCAAGAGGCGGTCAATGAGTCTGACACCATTTACAGGGACCATACATTTCGTATTGTCCTTCGTATATTCTCCTAACCTGCGACCCATACCAGCCGCTAAGATGATTGCTTGCATATATTGTCTTTAACTAAAGATGCTTACGTACTTTCTTTGTTCCGTTTTCGTCAGTATATTGTTCTATCACAAGGCCACGATGCTTACTGCCTTTCTGTAGGCGACGTCCGCTCAGGTCATAGACCACCTTCTTGGCGTTAGCCTCTTTGGTGCTGACAGTTTCTATACCTGTGGGGTCGTATTCCGTGAACTTCCAGGTGTCAAAACGCAGGTCGGTTCCTTCTGTACATACAAAGAAAATGTTCTTAACACCCTTTACCTTGGTGCGGTCTAATGCAACAGTGTACTCTTTGTAGGTGGTTGACGATGCTTCAACGGTTCCAACAGCAGATGCCGCTGTGCCCAGGCGAATCTCAATCTTGCCAGTACCTTTTAGTCTTAGCATGACGGAGTCAGGACCATTAGTGCCGAAACTCAGTTTGCGCACTTGTGTCCATTTTCCTGCTGCCATCTTGATGTAAAGGTTCTCAGAAGCATCATTGCCAAGGGAACTCTTTGATGTGGTCTTGATATTCTTGAAATCCTCATAGCTGATACCACCAGAGGTAGCCATTGTCTCGGCCTGATGCAACTCATAAGGATTCATGTTCTTGAGAGTCGTAGGACCGCTCTTGGACATGTTTATCTTATTGAGTGTCTGCGTCTCTTCGTCAACAGTCAGTTTGTTGACGCAGAGTGAGCGATAACCTGAGGCACCGCTATCCATTCCCCCCTTATTCTTCATACTCTTCTCAAGTACATTACCGTGATAGAACAGGTAGTAGTTGCCATTGAATTTCTGTAGGTGGGTATGGTTGTTACCCCAGTCGGCACCTAAAGCACTGAAGC containing:
- a CDS encoding ornithine cyclodeaminase, whose amino-acid sequence is MVSVIQQQQIDELNISPKECIEWVKQGFLMKDYAQMPAKLSVHPQGEDFMTSMPCLLPKHNGKKYFGLKLVSRVEGQMPTLKSDITLYNAETGQLLAVMDGDWITAMRTGAVAALAARTFQRSGVDTYSMIGLGNIARAVALCLIADNSDRHITIRLMRYKNQAEQFIERFKDYSNVTFDIIDDTTVFLSEADVVISCVTVATELLFPDNSLYKKGVTVIPVHVRGFQNCDLFFDKVFGDDTGQIQKFKYFNQFHEYDEIHHVLQGKNPGRTSDEERILSYNYGIALHDIVFASKIYEKAQSSSLNFEYKKQTKKIWV
- a CDS encoding aminotransferase class I/II-fold pyridoxal phosphate-dependent enzyme, which codes for MQAIILAAGMGRRLGEYTKDNTKCMVPVNGVRLIDRLLGQLSKQSLNRVIIVVGYKGKELREYIESTYLLKPSTHHSPLKIEFAENPVYDKTNNIYSLALVKDKLQEDDTLLIESDLIFSDRIIPMIAENPYPNLALVAKYETWMDGTMVRLDDDQNIVNFISKDAFDYNEVDSYYKTVNIYKLSRQFSQQKYVPFLDAYTKAVGNNEYYENVLRIISLLNNHDMKALPIGNEKWYEIDDKQDLDIAEALFADEKDVLRKYYGRYGGFWRFPQMLDFCYLVNPYFPSKRMKDELRANFDTLLTEYPSGMKVNTLIASKSFGVSEPYIVPGNGAAELIKVLMEDTLGRTGFIRPTFEEYPNRYDKNQQVTFEPKNADYRYTADDLMTYFADKEIQQLMVINPDNPSGNFIPKNDILRLAQWCEERNIRLIVDESFVDFSEDYANNSLLCDEILKTYPHMAVMKSISKSYGVPGLRLGILCSADKDLIARIKKEVSIWNMNSFAEFFMQIYNKYEKDYLRACDKFVAERADFEQQLRQITFFHVMPSQANYFLCEVLPPYKASEIVIYMLKQHNILTRDCSLKPGLDPTKQYMRIAVRDHEDNTRLVEGLKTLIK